A single Epinephelus fuscoguttatus linkage group LG13, E.fuscoguttatus.final_Chr_v1 DNA region contains:
- the tgfbr2l gene encoding TGF-beta receptor type-2: MKNIWTLSIQRYIHERLCADTGAQDRPTHRQTDRRTQQRTDRPSSCVVLWPQMMARCRTLWIGILVLLTAGAPGVQSFSHLSFNLCRWCEVSSPVCKDSVCFSNCTLSSFCTAIDEICIAMWRKNNDTMTVHTMCHNPTLPLEGVDPGLLLNFTSRECHMVPQPAEDGAMMVCGCHGEHECNDKLIFDKGANGFSKLQSKDVIPVVVVSLVPPVLVAIVATAAFYFYRTHRPNKPSPPARPAWPTKRTPELYQAFDLPCGGVGARGEGGGGGGVMGPERGESNAKGPSPNNDIINGMTEWQTQLSEPLPIKLEVLVGKGRFAEVWRACLLQGEKGGANGYETVAVKVFPAVEYASWRNECSIFSDPMLEHENVVRFLAAEERGPPGHAHRKYWLVLAYHSLGNLQDFLTANILSWEELVTMAGSIARGLAHLHSDTTPGGVPKVPVAHRDLKSSNIVVKSRRECALCDFGLALRLDVSLTVDDYANSGQVGTARYMAPEVLESRVNLEDLEAFKQMDVYSMALVHWEMASRCHAIGEVKSYEPAFGSKVCEQPCVDSMRDLVLRDRGRPDIPSAWTQHQGMSVFCSTVTECWDHDPEARLTAHCVVERFNVLQQEEEERERGGQEVEGEEEPRREADREEDGEREKDSETADNEQSPSLFPAASSSSSSSSLQVPQSDSERGGSEVSHDSLGQTASVV, from the exons GTGCTCCAGGTGTTCAGTCTTTCAGCCACCTGAGCTTCAACCTGTGCAGGTGGTGTGAGGTGTCCAGTCCGGTGTGCAAAGACAGCGTCTGCTTCAGTAACTGCACCCTGTCCTCCTTCTGCACCGCCATTGACGAGATCTGCATCGCCATGTG GAGGAAGAACAACGACACGATGACGGTGCACACCATGTGTCACAACCCCACCCTGCCACTAGAGGGCGTGGATCCCGGCCTGCTGCTGAACTTCACCTCCAGAGAGTGTCACATGGTTCCCCAGCCCGCAGAGGATGGAGCCATGATGGTGTGTGGCTGCCATGGAGAACACGAGTGTAATGACAAGCTCATCTTCGACAAGGGAGCCAACG GATTCTCTAAGCTGCAGAGTAAAGACGTGATCCCAGTGGTGGTGGTGAGTTTGGTTCCTCCCGTCCTGGTGGCCATTGTTGCCACCGCCGCCTTCTACTTCTACCGCACCCACCGTCCCAACAAACCCAGCCCCCCTGCACGCCCTGCCTGGCCCACAAAACGCACCCCAGAGCTCTACCAGGCCTTCGACCTGCCATGTGGTGGTGTGGGGGCTCGgggagagggtggaggaggaggaggtgtgatgggtCCCGAAAGGGGGGAGTCTAACGCCAAGGGTCCATCTCCCAACAATGACATCATCAATGGCATGACAGAGTGGCAGACCCAGCTGTCCGAACCACTGCCCATCAAGCTGGAGGTCCTGGTGGGGAAGGGGCGCTTCGCTGAAGTGTGGAGGGCATGCCTGCTGCAGGGCGAGAAGGGTGGAGCTAACGGCTACGAGACTGTGGCGGTGAAGGTGTTTCCAGCTGTCGAGTACGCCTCGTGGAGAAACGAGTGCTCCATCTTCTCTGACCCCATGCTGGAGCACGAAAATGTGGTCAGATTCCTTGCAGCTGAAGAGAGGGGCCCGCCTGGCCACGCCCACAGGAAGTATTGGCTGGTTTTGGCCTATCACAGCCTCGGGAACCTGCAGGACTTCCTCACAGCAAACATCCTAAGCTGGGAGGAGCTTGTCACCATGGCAGGCAGCATTGCCAGAGGGTTGGCTcatctccacagtgacacaacACCCGGTGGGGTACCAAAG GTGCCGGTGGCACATCGGGACCTGAAGAGCAGTAACATCGTGGTGAAGAGCAGGAGGGAGTGCGCTCTGTGTGACTTCGGTCTGGCATTAAGACTGGACGTCTCCCTCACTGTGGACGACTACGCCAACAGTGGACAG GTGGGGACGGCTCGCTACATGGCCCCTGAGGTCCTTGAGTCCAGGGTGAACCTGGAGGACCTGGAGGCCTTTAAACAGATGGATGTTTACTCCATGGCTCTGGTTCACTGGGAGATGGCGTCCCGCTGCCACGCCATCGGAG AGGTGAAGAGCTACGAGCCGGCGTTTGGCTCCAAAGTCTGTGAGCAGCCGTGTGTGGACAGCATGAGAGACCTGGTGCTGAGGGACCGAGGACGGCCGGACATCCCCTCGGCGTGGACGCAGCACCAG GGGATGAGCGTCTTCTGCTCCACCGTCACTGAGTGCTGGGATCATGACCCAGAGGCCCGACTGACGGCTCACTGCGTGGTGGAGCGCTTCAACGtcctgcagcaggaggaggaggagagagaaagaggagggcaggaggtggagggagaggaggagccGAGGCGAGAAGCTGACAGAGaagaagatggagagagagaaaaggactCAGAAACAGCAGACAATGAGCAGAGTCCGTCTCTCTTCCCTgctgcctcttcctcctcttcctcttcctccctccaggTTCCTCAGTCAGACTCAGAGAGAGGTGGATCAGAGGTATCCCATGATTCTTTGGGTCAGACTGCTTCTGTGGTGTGA